From the genome of Sphingobacterium kitahiroshimense, one region includes:
- a CDS encoding PRTRC system protein E, with protein MNTNFFNQIQQLDFTGVLQLNISKGIESNLIVTVLLNNEQCGDSAKNGIPPLTFNATPQEFDEGFFEQITTPIQKVSGLMVDMEKFLKQLEEVKKQSAIEKEKAEKEKKEKEAKDKKFKDAMAKADELEKEGKFRDAWMKVPDITEFPEKADEIRKRKTSLSDKFATPSLFGAMEEAKPEPQKEEEVTADYPIDEADEEEQY; from the coding sequence ATGAACACAAATTTTTTCAATCAGATACAGCAGTTGGACTTTACAGGAGTTTTACAACTGAACATTTCAAAAGGAATAGAAAGCAACTTAATCGTAACAGTATTGCTCAACAACGAACAATGCGGAGATAGTGCCAAAAACGGTATTCCCCCATTGACATTTAACGCCACGCCCCAAGAGTTTGACGAGGGTTTTTTTGAGCAGATAACCACACCTATACAAAAGGTATCGGGCTTAATGGTGGATATGGAGAAATTCTTAAAGCAATTGGAAGAAGTTAAAAAGCAATCGGCAATCGAGAAAGAAAAAGCCGAAAAGGAGAAAAAGGAAAAAGAAGCCAAAGACAAGAAGTTTAAAGATGCTATGGCAAAGGCTGACGAGTTGGAGAAAGAGGGCAAGTTCCGTGATGCGTGGATGAAAGTACCCGATATAACGGAGTTCCCCGAAAAAGCGGACGAGATACGCAAGCGTAAAACATCATTGTCCGACAAGTTTGCCACACCAAGCCTTTTCGGGGCAATGGAAGAAGCAAAACCCGAACCGCAAAAAGAGGAAGAAGTTACTGCCGATTATCCTATTGATGAAGCGGACGAAGAAGAACAGTATTAA
- a CDS encoding PRTRC system protein C, translating to MLLATQLERVFILNDKGQDIRLTDPEPRWSVEAVMNFYANMYPILTTAKASAPQIKDDAVEYKFESVMGTKG from the coding sequence ATGTTATTAGCAACCCAATTAGAGCGAGTATTTATCCTCAATGATAAAGGACAGGACATCAGACTGACCGACCCAGAACCACGTTGGAGCGTGGAAGCCGTAATGAATTTTTACGCCAATATGTACCCGATTTTGACAACAGCAAAAGCATCCGCACCGCAAATCAAAGATGATGCGGTAGAGTACAAATTTGAAAGCGTAATGGGTACGAAAGGTTAA